The following proteins are co-located in the Apium graveolens cultivar Ventura chromosome 5, ASM990537v1, whole genome shotgun sequence genome:
- the LOC141724767 gene encoding uncharacterized protein LOC141724767 isoform X1 yields MSIQVRIPSSWSLGVQEHLSRGKCCNLSYIGYSGPDSPSDALIFLQGRYLVSGSSRSTRKHWSPIFSSAVDDGMDSDDSEGDADKDETSESKANEENSRSIRENLERIVGKDDSAFSGLDLATLIRNKYGRSYDVQLIKKEFMGKNLLAMNVMWKYVEQKSFPLTEEEYLLRLDDVANTLKCWGAVSHIRDSLIKSKERPRIGKAVSIFIDMDDSGGRANEWIYR; encoded by the exons ATGAGTATCCAAGTGAGAATCCCTAGTTCTTGGTCTCTAGGTGTTCAGGAGCATCTTTCTAGAGGAAAATGTTGTAATCTTTCATACATTGGATATTCAGGTCCTGATTCTCCTTCTGACGCATTAATTTTCCTTCAAGGGCGCTACCTTGTAAGTGGTTCTAGTAGAAGTACTAGAAAACATTGGTCCCCTATATTTTCCAGTGCAGTGGATGATGGGATGGATTCAGACGACTCTGAGGGTGATGCTGATAAGGATGAAACTTCTGAAAGCAAAGCTAACGAA GAAAATAGCAGAAGCATTCGAGAAAATCTTGAAAGAATCGTCGGAAAAGATGATTCCGCTTTTAGTGGGTTGGACCTAGCAACTCTGATTAGGAATAAGTATGGAAGATCATATGATGTTCAGCTGATAAAGAAG GAATTCATGGGAAAAAATCTCCTTGCTATGAATGTCATGTGGAAGTACGTCGAGcag AAATCTTTTCCGCTAACTGAAGAAGAGTATCTACTAAGACTTGATGACGTTGCGAACACATTAAAATGCTGGGGAGCCGTCTCCCATATCCGAGATAGCCTAATAAAGTCGAAAGAGAGGCCTCGCATAGGGAAG GCAGTCAGCATTTTTATAGACATGGACGATTCTGGAGGCCGTGCAAATGAATGGATATACAGATAG
- the LOC141724767 gene encoding uncharacterized protein LOC141724767 isoform X2 — protein sequence MSIQVRIPSSWSLGVQEHLSRGKCCNLSYIGYSGPDSPSDALIFLQGRYLVSGSSRSTRKHWSPIFSSAVDDGMDSDDSEGDADKDETSESKANEENSRSIRENLERIVGKDDSAFSGLDLATLIRNKYGRSYDVQLIKKEFMGKNLLAMNVMWKYVEQKSFPLTEEEYLLRLDDVANTLKCWGAVSHIRDSLIKSKERPRIGKLSCRQSAFL from the exons ATGAGTATCCAAGTGAGAATCCCTAGTTCTTGGTCTCTAGGTGTTCAGGAGCATCTTTCTAGAGGAAAATGTTGTAATCTTTCATACATTGGATATTCAGGTCCTGATTCTCCTTCTGACGCATTAATTTTCCTTCAAGGGCGCTACCTTGTAAGTGGTTCTAGTAGAAGTACTAGAAAACATTGGTCCCCTATATTTTCCAGTGCAGTGGATGATGGGATGGATTCAGACGACTCTGAGGGTGATGCTGATAAGGATGAAACTTCTGAAAGCAAAGCTAACGAA GAAAATAGCAGAAGCATTCGAGAAAATCTTGAAAGAATCGTCGGAAAAGATGATTCCGCTTTTAGTGGGTTGGACCTAGCAACTCTGATTAGGAATAAGTATGGAAGATCATATGATGTTCAGCTGATAAAGAAG GAATTCATGGGAAAAAATCTCCTTGCTATGAATGTCATGTGGAAGTACGTCGAGcag AAATCTTTTCCGCTAACTGAAGAAGAGTATCTACTAAGACTTGATGACGTTGCGAACACATTAAAATGCTGGGGAGCCGTCTCCCATATCCGAGATAGCCTAATAAAGTCGAAAGAGAGGCCTCGCATAGGGAAG CTTTCCTGTAGGCAGTCAGCATTTTTATAG
- the LOC141724764 gene encoding protein COFACTOR ASSEMBLY OF COMPLEX C SUBUNIT B CCB3, chloroplastic has translation MFYLLLFFFWLGYLHTNTTWNLVLQDSINKMQICISPSSSSPLSPQFPIKGCSSFLCYTQRSFCFSDRINYIAKRNLNQSSRNACRTCCFLGVTVPPSTQLSLIDVTTSAEPFYVNKVPHGNAVSELMRSLVLADLDPATAKLTITFLGPSLSAFAFLFIVRIVMSWYPKLPVGKFPYVLAYAPTEPILSLTRKVIPPLGGVDVTPVVWFGLVSFLNEILVGPQGLLVLLSQQV, from the exons ATGTTTTATTTGCTACTTTTCTTTTTCTGGCTAGGCTATTTGCACACAAACACTACCTGGAATTTAGTTTTGCAGGATTCCATCAACAAAATGCAGATATGCATCTCTCCCTCTTCTTCCTCACCCCTTTCTCCTCAATTTCCAATTAAAG GTTGCTCATCATTTCTATGTTACACTCAGCGGAGCTTTTGTTTCTCT GATAGGATAAACTACATTGCCAAAAGAAACCTTAATCAAAGTTCACGGAATGCATGCAGAACGTGCTGTTTCCTAGGAGTCACCGTTCCTCCCAGCACACAACTCTCACTAATAGACGTGACTACTTCAGCAGAGCCTTTTTATGTAAATAAAGTTCCTCATGGCAATGCTGTATCAGAGTTGATGCGAAGTCTGGTCCTGGCAGATTTGGACCCGGCCACAGCAAAGCTTACAATCACCTTTTTGGGGCCCTCCCTCTCAGCATTTGCTTTCCTGTTTATTGTAAGAATAGTTATGTCCTGGTACCCTAAGCTTCCAGTTGGGAAATTCCCATATGTGTTAGCTTATGCCCCTACTGAACCTATCCTTAGCCTGACACGCAAAGTGATTCCACCCCTCGGTGGTGTAGATGTAACCCCGGTGGTGTGGTTTGGATTAGTCAGTTTCCTGAACGAAATACTGGTAGGTCCTCAAGGGTTACTTGTCCTCTTATCTCAACAGGTTTAG